One part of the Spiroplasma turonicum genome encodes these proteins:
- a CDS encoding PTS glucose transporter subunit IIABC, whose amino-acid sequence MKIKIYAPLDCTIKNIRKCKDGAFSSLSLGNGFLIIPKEDEFYSMFENATVKSVFETNHAYLFNVNGIEFLLHCGLNTVNLSSNVFTSYIDNNNNQSLNDRIFKVDIKQLKKENFSVETPFVYEGSYEMEGFEEKDYKRGELITIVNVPFTNRLIKDEKIEEDLEGYESKFLKLAKEINELVGTKENYDKVYNCVTRVRFKILDKKKVKYEELKKLLNIKGVNWAGNELQVIVGGESGLVKKEIKKLNNGDYSNIDFKKNNKDKKFSISSALSGILVPCLPLLTASGLLFALYSILTQSKAIPSDPQENMFGFLMYISSITGLSLVGIFLCYNTTKYFGGNVYIAILIGLILTSRLYSFVGTQVSSEMVDGAKSIKDIAFGTFINDIDRGINGWYLFRIGDYPVTIRAYEGSIIPFVAAGFILTKVDILTKKIVPKSLDFIFGTFLTMILTLIPMFFILGPLLSLVEYGISTAIIWMEKWPFGIGITIYGLLYQAIVLTGTHNIINMAVNISFLKGTPSLIFAVAGVAMYAQAGGCIGVILLTKNKVFKRNAGLTLAPLFLGGISEPLLYGVTIPKIKPFIASSLAAGITSFLIYYLDLKIDIPAGGGLFAIFGFIGIKKQLLILLMWTLSIGFAILFTILIYKEKLDEFKYSMKYNRLLKKILIKSNLKENEVSNVFNNLKEASNEIKNNKLLFKNYEKYLISLNCIDAKLEKIKFKEEKNKNKLYKSAIRAKKNKNLTVEDKNKIILKFKNYNLNNEKNVLELKKQNIILTSVDLKNKFDNFINKIFDKQKSILTSINESISFNKEKILNGFSNSLNSINLCYDLKTKLNDKFNFKKDWKM is encoded by the coding sequence ATGAAAATAAAAATTTATGCACCATTAGATTGCACGATAAAAAATATTAGAAAGTGCAAAGATGGAGCGTTTTCTAGTTTATCATTGGGTAATGGATTTTTAATAATACCTAAAGAAGATGAATTTTATAGCATGTTTGAAAATGCGACAGTTAAATCTGTATTTGAAACAAACCATGCTTATTTATTTAATGTAAATGGAATCGAATTTTTACTTCATTGTGGGTTAAATACAGTAAATTTAAGTTCAAATGTTTTTACAAGTTATATTGATAACAATAACAATCAGTCTTTAAATGATCGAATATTTAAAGTGGATATAAAACAATTGAAAAAAGAAAACTTTTCAGTTGAAACTCCATTTGTTTATGAAGGAAGTTATGAAATGGAGGGATTTGAAGAAAAAGATTACAAAAGAGGGGAGTTAATAACAATTGTAAACGTACCTTTTACAAATCGATTAATAAAAGATGAAAAAATTGAAGAGGATTTAGAAGGTTATGAATCAAAATTTCTAAAACTTGCAAAAGAGATTAATGAATTAGTAGGAACAAAGGAAAATTACGACAAAGTTTATAATTGTGTTACTAGAGTTAGGTTTAAGATATTAGATAAGAAAAAAGTTAAATATGAAGAACTTAAAAAACTTTTAAATATTAAAGGTGTTAATTGAGCGGGTAATGAACTTCAAGTTATTGTAGGAGGAGAGAGTGGTCTAGTAAAAAAAGAGATAAAAAAATTAAACAATGGTGATTATTCAAATATAGATTTTAAAAAAAATAACAAAGACAAAAAGTTTAGTATATCATCAGCTCTTTCAGGAATACTTGTTCCATGTTTACCTTTATTGACTGCATCAGGACTTTTATTTGCTCTCTACTCGATTTTAACTCAATCTAAAGCAATACCATCAGATCCACAGGAAAATATGTTTGGATTTTTAATGTATATTTCTTCAATCACTGGGTTATCATTAGTAGGAATATTCTTATGCTACAACACTACAAAATATTTTGGTGGTAATGTTTATATAGCAATTCTCATTGGGCTAATATTAACTTCAAGACTTTATTCATTTGTTGGTACACAAGTTTCAAGTGAAATGGTTGATGGAGCAAAATCAATAAAGGATATAGCATTTGGAACTTTTATTAATGATATTGATAGAGGAATAAATGGCTGATATTTATTTAGAATTGGTGATTATCCCGTTACTATTAGAGCTTATGAAGGTTCTATAATACCATTTGTGGCAGCTGGTTTTATATTGACTAAAGTAGATATATTAACTAAAAAGATAGTCCCTAAATCTTTAGATTTTATATTTGGTACATTTCTAACAATGATATTAACTTTAATACCAATGTTTTTTATCTTAGGTCCATTACTTTCACTTGTCGAATATGGTATTTCAACCGCTATTATATGAATGGAAAAATGACCTTTTGGTATTGGTATAACAATATATGGTCTACTTTATCAAGCAATTGTATTGACAGGCACCCATAATATTATTAATATGGCAGTAAATATTAGTTTTCTAAAAGGAACACCTTCACTAATATTTGCAGTAGCAGGAGTTGCAATGTATGCACAAGCTGGTGGTTGTATAGGTGTAATACTTTTAACAAAGAATAAAGTGTTTAAAAGAAATGCAGGTTTAACATTAGCTCCACTATTTTTAGGAGGTATTTCAGAACCATTGTTATATGGGGTTACTATTCCAAAAATAAAACCATTTATTGCATCTTCATTAGCTGCTGGAATAACTTCATTTTTAATATATTATCTTGATTTAAAAATTGATATACCTGCAGGTGGTGGTTTATTTGCTATATTTGGTTTCATAGGAATCAAAAAACAATTATTAATTCTATTAATGTGAACTTTATCTATAGGTTTTGCAATATTATTTACAATCCTAATTTATAAAGAAAAATTAGATGAGTTTAAATATTCTATGAAATATAATAGACTATTAAAAAAAATACTTATTAAATCAAATTTAAAAGAAAATGAAGTATCTAATGTTTTTAATAATTTAAAAGAAGCATCAAATGAAATTAAAAATAATAAACTTTTATTTAAAAATTATGAAAAATATCTTATTAGTTTAAATTGTATTGATGCAAAACTAGAGAAAATTAAATTTAAGGAAGAAAAAAATAAAAATAAATTATATAAAAGTGCAATTAGAGCTAAAAAAAATAAAAATTTAACAGTTGAAGATAAAAATAAAATTATATTAAAATTTAAAAATTATAATTTAAATAATGAAAAAAATGTTTTAGAACTTAAAAAACAAAATATCATACTAACTTCTGTTGATCTGAAAAACAAATTTGATAATTTTATAAATAAAATATTTGATAAACAAAAAAGTATATTAACTAGTATAAACGAAAGTATAAGCTTTAATAAAGAGAAAATACTTAATGGGTTCAGTAATTCATTAAATTCTATAAACTTATGCTATGATTTAAAAACTAAACTTAATGATAAATTTAACTTTAAAAAAGATTGGAAAATGTAA
- a CDS encoding glycoside hydrolase family 32 protein, with protein sequence MKINKDIQWKKYYDIDKEYFDKANQLVKSDVYYRPKYHIASPNGLVNDPNGLLFKDGVHHIHYQWSPVEPFHGFKHWRYVTTKDFINYKDHGVSMVPDHEKEKYGSFSGSAYDFGDTVKIYWTGNMEDGKGEMSEEIQLVADFKDGKIINKRVAVPWDGEKYTPHARDPKIFEYNNKKYLIFGVRTKHDDLGGLAFYEMKDYDKFEFVTIFKPSIKGNNYGNMWECPNLDFVDNNYLFFISAEGYYNSEDKYELNSSRNVVYTLLNKLDLNSSELNEKFEMKTVDSGYDFYAPQTYWMNKKLVWYGWFGVCDVQYPTDEYSWHSMLTIPRELNVENDMLIQKPLKDFKDNVLFNSKKIKTNIIEINKAKHIKFKLSDNISFKILNDKNEYLLVEFSDKEILMDRNKQSAKVDWDFETPRYAKRKVVGKEQEVEMFIDSSSIELFADDYKTVFTSRFFVKEFNRIEFSKEIELIASDIKNMNIE encoded by the coding sequence ATGAAAATAAATAAAGATATTCAATGAAAAAAATATTATGATATTGATAAAGAATATTTTGATAAAGCAAATCAACTTGTAAAAAGTGATGTTTATTATAGACCAAAATATCACATAGCATCACCAAATGGTTTGGTTAATGACCCAAATGGACTATTATTTAAAGATGGTGTTCACCACATACATTATCAATGATCACCAGTTGAGCCATTTCATGGTTTTAAACATTGAAGATATGTTACAACAAAAGACTTCATAAATTATAAAGATCATGGAGTTTCAATGGTTCCAGATCATGAAAAAGAAAAATACGGGTCATTTTCAGGAAGTGCATACGACTTCGGAGATACTGTCAAAATATATTGAACCGGTAATATGGAAGACGGCAAAGGCGAAATGAGCGAAGAAATTCAATTAGTAGCTGATTTTAAAGATGGTAAAATAATTAATAAAAGAGTAGCGGTGCCTTGAGATGGTGAAAAATATACACCACATGCAAGAGATCCAAAAATATTTGAATATAATAATAAAAAATATCTTATATTTGGAGTTAGAACAAAACATGATGATCTAGGTGGATTAGCATTTTATGAAATGAAAGATTATGATAAATTTGAATTTGTTACAATCTTTAAACCATCAATTAAAGGTAATAATTATGGAAATATGTGAGAATGTCCTAATTTAGATTTTGTTGATAATAATTACTTATTCTTTATTTCTGCAGAAGGCTATTACAATAGTGAGGATAAGTATGAACTTAATAGTTCAAGAAATGTTGTATATACACTTTTAAATAAATTGGATTTAAATAGTTCTGAGTTAAATGAAAAGTTTGAAATGAAAACTGTAGATTCAGGTTATGACTTTTATGCACCTCAAACATACTGAATGAATAAAAAACTTGTTTGATATGGTTGGTTTGGAGTTTGTGATGTACAATACCCAACTGATGAATATTCATGACATTCAATGCTAACTATCCCAAGAGAATTAAATGTTGAAAACGATATGTTAATACAAAAACCTTTAAAAGACTTTAAAGACAATGTTTTATTTAATTCAAAAAAAATAAAAACAAATATTATAGAAATCAATAAAGCTAAACATATTAAATTTAAATTATCTGATAATATATCATTTAAAATATTAAATGATAAAAATGAATATTTATTAGTTGAATTTAGTGATAAAGAAATATTAATGGATAGAAATAAACAGTCAGCTAAAGTTGATTGAGATTTTGAAACACCAAGATATGCAAAAAGAAAAGTTGTAGGAAAAGAACAAGAAGTTGAAATGTTTATTGATTCTTCTTCAATAGAGTTATTTGCAGATGATTATAAAACTGTATTTACATCAAGATTTTT
- a CDS encoding glycoside hydrolase family 1 protein — protein MKKYTFPKNFMFGGAAASSQYEGAYDQDKKSLSVADYKIYNPNLNRSDTNHNWLEVSYEEYNDIKNNNKAVFPFRWGIDFYNNYEEDFKLFKQVGINTFRTSISWSRIIPKSDGVVNTKAITHYKKIFDCAKKNNIKLVLTLCHYDYPIWLLEEYNGFLNKEAINKFLEYAKVVLTEFDEYTNYWIGFNEINLTLHSSYTGAGFLIKKNDDNRLEKLYNAVHNQFVAQALCVKLAKEINKNNMMGSMNAAAQTYPYSSNPLDSLANLKSSQINNWFFYEVIANGQYPQYMLNYFIKNNIKLQNTNDEINILKNNTVDYITFSYYSSTLNKCKSYTNNDILIESGLSNPHLNSTEWGWNIDPIGLRIFMNELYYRYKKPLMIVENGIGVDEKWDYNKNILNDIYRIEYLKDHLTNMLLAINEDGVNCIGYTIWTAIDLISMSSKEMSKRYGLIYVDLNDYGIGSGERKIKESGKWFKKVADSNGEELWK, from the coding sequence ATGAAAAAATATACTTTCCCAAAAAATTTTATGTTTGGTGGAGCTGCGGCATCATCACAATATGAAGGAGCATATGATCAAGATAAAAAATCTTTATCAGTTGCCGATTATAAAATATATAACCCTAACTTAAATCGTAGTGATACTAATCATAATTGATTAGAAGTTAGTTATGAAGAATATAATGATATTAAAAATAATAATAAAGCAGTATTTCCGTTTAGATGAGGAATTGATTTTTATAATAATTATGAAGAAGATTTTAAATTATTTAAGCAAGTTGGTATAAATACATTTAGAACTTCTATATCATGGAGTAGAATAATTCCAAAAAGTGATGGAGTTGTAAATACAAAAGCAATAACGCATTATAAAAAAATATTTGATTGTGCAAAAAAAAATAACATCAAACTTGTTTTAACACTTTGTCATTATGATTATCCAATTTGATTACTTGAAGAATACAATGGTTTTTTAAATAAAGAAGCAATAAACAAATTTTTAGAATATGCTAAAGTTGTTTTAACAGAATTTGATGAATATACAAATTATTGAATAGGATTTAATGAAATAAATCTTACTTTACATTCTAGTTATACTGGAGCTGGTTTTTTAATTAAAAAAAATGATGATAATCGATTAGAAAAACTTTATAATGCAGTACATAATCAATTTGTTGCACAAGCTCTTTGTGTTAAGTTAGCAAAAGAAATTAATAAAAATAATATGATGGGTTCAATGAATGCAGCTGCACAAACTTATCCTTATAGTTCAAACCCATTAGACTCATTAGCTAACTTAAAATCTTCACAAATAAATAATTGATTCTTCTATGAAGTTATAGCAAATGGTCAATATCCACAGTATATGTTAAATTATTTTATTAAAAATAATATTAAATTACAAAATACAAATGATGAAATAAACATACTTAAAAATAATACAGTTGATTATATAACATTTTCATATTACTCATCAACTTTAAATAAATGTAAAAGTTATACAAATAATGACATCTTAATTGAATCAGGTTTATCTAATCCACATCTTAATTCAACAGAATGAGGGTGAAATATTGATCCAATCGGTTTAAGAATTTTTATGAACGAGTTATATTATAGATATAAAAAACCTTTAATGATTGTAGAAAATGGCATTGGTGTTGATGAAAAGTGAGATTATAATAAAAACATTCTAAATGATATTTATAGAATAGAATATTTAAAAGATCATTTAACTAATATGCTTTTAGCAATAAATGAAGATGGTGTTAATTGTATAGGTTATACAATATGAACTGCAATTGATTTAATAAGCATGTCTTCAAAAGAAATGTCAAAACGTTATGGATTAATTTATGTTGATTTAAATGATTATGGAATTGGCAGTGGAGAAAGAAAAATAAAAGAGTCAGGTAAATGATTCAAAAAAGTTGCAGATAGCAATGGTGAGGAACTGTGGAAATAA
- a CDS encoding alpha-amylase family glycosyl hydrolase, protein MNIQKWWEKEVIYQIYPKSFKDSNADGIGDIKGIINKLPYLKNLGITSIWLCPIFKSPMYDNGYDVSDYLDINPIFGTMEDMLNLINEAKKINIKIILDLVINHSSSFHPWFKEALANPSSKYRNYYIFKKSLNNKPPNNWRSVFGGSVWEKVKNEQDIYYYHTFHKYQPDFNWENKNFRKDIYKVVNFWLEKGIAGYRVDAITFIKKDQDYSSLEPDNKINDNLVSCKYKTLNRHGILNFLKELNDNTFKVYDAFTIGEAPGVLYENFDDFIGNNGVFSTIFDFKYSDPQLINGDWFKFKKFDYSDWIDKIINSQLKLQELGHSIVFLENHDQSRSISKFIQNQKFQTLDNAKSLALLNIFLKGVPIIYKGQEIGMKNFTRQSIEEFDDVESISKYEDAKKKQFKSKRST, encoded by the coding sequence ATGAATATTCAAAAGTGATGAGAAAAAGAAGTCATTTATCAAATTTATCCCAAAAGCTTCAAAGATTCAAATGCAGATGGGATTGGAGATATAAAAGGTATCATAAATAAATTACCTTATTTAAAAAATTTGGGAATAACATCAATATGATTATGTCCAATATTTAAATCACCAATGTATGATAATGGATATGATGTATCAGACTATTTAGATATAAACCCAATATTTGGAACTATGGAAGATATGTTAAATTTGATAAATGAAGCTAAAAAAATTAATATAAAAATAATATTAGATTTAGTGATAAATCATTCTTCTTCATTTCACCCTTGGTTTAAAGAGGCATTAGCAAATCCAAGTAGCAAATACAGAAATTATTATATTTTTAAAAAATCTTTAAATAATAAACCTCCAAATAATTGAAGATCGGTTTTTGGTGGTAGTGTTTGAGAAAAGGTAAAAAATGAACAAGATATATATTATTATCATACTTTTCATAAATACCAACCTGACTTTAATTGAGAAAATAAAAACTTTAGAAAAGATATTTATAAAGTTGTAAACTTTTGACTAGAAAAAGGTATAGCAGGTTATAGAGTGGATGCTATAACTTTTATTAAAAAAGACCAAGATTATAGTTCATTAGAACCTGATAATAAAATAAATGACAATTTGGTTTCTTGTAAATATAAAACTCTTAATAGACATGGAATACTAAATTTTTTAAAAGAGCTAAATGATAATACTTTTAAAGTTTATGATGCATTCACAATTGGTGAAGCACCAGGCGTACTTTATGAAAATTTTGATGATTTTATAGGCAATAATGGTGTATTTTCAACAATATTTGATTTTAAGTATAGTGACCCACAATTAATTAATGGTGATTGATTTAAATTTAAAAAGTTTGATTATAGTGATTGAATTGATAAAATAATTAACTCTCAATTAAAGTTGCAAGAATTAGGTCATAGTATTGTATTTTTAGAAAATCATGATCAATCAAGATCTATTTCCAAATTTATTCAAAACCAAAAGTTTCAGACTCTTGATAATGCAAAATCCTTGGCTTTATTGAATATTTTTCTAAAAGGAGTTCCTATTATTTATAAAGGACAAGAAATTGGTATGAAAAATTTTACAAGACAATCAATAGAAGAGTTTGATGATGTAGAAAGTATATCTAAATATGAAGATGCCAAAAAAAAACAATTTAAATCTAAAAGAAGCACTTAG
- a CDS encoding AAA family ATPase: MKISFKNLCLFGNQNTVHLSDLNVIYGKNDIGKSTLNKLIYSLIKCSSISKEFNLYNEFDNNLVEFFNSLKFLIKYIYKIDPNLYKEKKIKAKKVFNNDFNLIKEFDIFMKSKDNTNNITDEFFTDEYIFFDENIKNENEMLFSLNYILSMIQYIEEKISEINYKNNKLLLKKYFEPLQNLYNILISDVNTERYFRILSLRLKQQKNLKEVFIILNTCYNWIIENKNDLDIKKTLLSLTVPSFTKSMFNNDVKSKITSTDLVTNVFYDDNDISFEYHYVNNNYNDNLDVIIKKNNYEISDVTYCENLIETFNYFLTNKFSFENYKSSRSINELRFKNSNMIDSNKIYNINSPEIDLLQKLDPNSIIKNIKNESFDLNDELISYFSDKNEVDLIIEKIVNITNFDHSFMRRKNNGLFLSRRNYEINALSLSKGVITFQALILMLKSGVFKKNSVVILDEVENFLNPLWQHKIVEIFFEICEKLNCKIILSSHSPSLLTSIDIKKNKYKNVNINYIYIDKENDSEFSKVIESNNNIVIGSNINDVMNFIEEENINDF; the protein is encoded by the coding sequence ATGAAAATATCTTTCAAAAATTTATGTCTATTTGGTAATCAGAACACAGTTCATTTAAGTGATTTGAATGTAATTTATGGTAAAAACGATATAGGTAAAAGTACCTTAAATAAATTAATATATTCATTAATTAAATGTAGTAGTATTTCAAAAGAATTTAATTTATATAATGAATTTGATAATAATCTAGTTGAATTTTTTAATTCTCTCAAATTTTTAATAAAGTATATTTATAAAATAGATCCTAATTTATACAAAGAAAAGAAAATTAAAGCAAAGAAAGTTTTTAATAATGATTTTAATCTAATTAAAGAGTTTGATATATTCATGAAAAGTAAAGATAATACAAATAACATTACTGATGAGTTTTTTACTGATGAGTACATATTTTTTGATGAAAATATTAAAAATGAAAATGAAATGCTGTTTAGCTTAAATTATATACTTAGTATGATACAGTATATTGAAGAAAAAATATCAGAAATTAACTACAAAAATAATAAATTACTTTTAAAAAAATATTTTGAACCTTTGCAAAATTTATACAATATTTTAATTAGTGATGTTAATACTGAAAGGTACTTTCGTATATTAAGTTTGAGACTAAAACAACAAAAGAATTTAAAAGAAGTTTTCATAATTTTAAATACTTGTTATAATTGAATTATAGAGAATAAAAATGATTTAGACATAAAAAAAACATTGTTATCTTTGACTGTTCCTAGTTTTACAAAAAGTATGTTTAATAATGATGTAAAATCAAAAATTACATCAACAGATTTAGTCACTAATGTTTTTTATGATGATAATGATATTAGTTTTGAATATCATTATGTTAATAACAATTATAATGATAATTTAGATGTTATTATAAAAAAAAATAATTATGAAATAAGTGATGTTACATATTGTGAGAACTTAATTGAAACTTTTAACTATTTTTTAACAAATAAATTTTCATTTGAGAATTATAAATCTTCAAGAAGTATTAACGAACTTAGATTTAAAAATTCAAATATGATAGATTCGAATAAAATATATAATATTAATTCTCCAGAAATAGATCTGTTGCAAAAATTAGATCCTAATTCAATAATCAAGAATATTAAAAATGAATCTTTTGACTTGAATGATGAATTAATAAGTTATTTTTCAGATAAAAATGAAGTTGATTTAATAATTGAAAAAATAGTTAATATAACTAATTTTGACCACTCTTTTATGAGGAGAAAAAATAATGGTTTATTTTTAAGTAGAAGAAATTATGAAATAAATGCATTAAGCTTATCTAAGGGGGTAATTACTTTTCAAGCTTTGATACTAATGTTAAAATCAGGGGTTTTTAAAAAAAACTCAGTTGTTATTTTAGACGAGGTTGAAAATTTTTTAAACCCATTGTGACAACACAAAATAGTTGAAATCTTTTTTGAAATATGTGAAAAGTTGAATTGTAAAATAATATTATCTTCACATAGCCCTTCTTTACTTACATCAATAGATATTAAAAAAAATAAATATAAAAATGTAAATATTAATTATATTTATATAGATAAAGAGAATGATTCTGAGTTTAGTAAAGTAATAGAATCTAATAATAATATTGTTATAGGTTCTAATATAAATGACGTTATGAATTTTATTGAAGAGGAAAATATAAATGATTTTTAA
- a CDS encoding PTS transporter subunit EIIB gives MKLFIKKKEVDPELKKLIQLLGNVDNIENVNHCSTRMRITLKNTESINITDIENLDLINGVILKDKLLQFAVKKSTEEFNKEFLVELGVNIKRLTNLFDVKLNIKKSFFKWLTDGIGVLFTPLFPYAISLALVATIGNIINNIEVNGLKIKDLGKFAYTLGSMFESFQNALVLTFSILIPWTIFKMMKGSQSLGISLGVVLCAKDLASTNMFMQGDGKLFDWGLSSSEGFKWSFSDYASGYPWKISFEGQILTLVLIGFMAVYIERLAKKIKSGVVRELLGIPMVLIIPFFVGLLLIAPIGMLITYGMNLAITWATITNPIAKYIFNPIIGLLLPWMVVTGFIHIFNVVGLQQFITYGAMSVAPMCTQLNIAVATSTMVIALLHKKNKELQKVATPSYLIAYIGGSTEAALFGVSLRFLFPVLATSIGTAVGCTIITASGTLTTMGPVSLLVFLCVIQDAGSIPGLGINTWAGTGFLWMAVALASTIASTFLLTVLFSRIGYFKRMTKDIIDRDFAPLEGENNIDKKIKKIKE, from the coding sequence ATGAAACTTTTTATTAAGAAGAAAGAAGTGGACCCAGAATTAAAAAAGTTAATTCAATTGCTAGGGAATGTGGATAATATTGAAAATGTTAATCATTGTTCCACAAGAATGAGAATAACATTGAAAAACACTGAAAGTATAAATATAACTGATATTGAAAATCTAGACTTAATAAATGGTGTTATTTTAAAAGATAAATTATTACAATTTGCAGTAAAAAAAAGCACTGAAGAATTTAACAAGGAGTTTTTAGTAGAATTAGGAGTAAATATTAAAAGATTAACTAATCTTTTTGATGTAAAATTAAACATTAAAAAAAGTTTTTTTAAATGATTAACTGATGGTATTGGAGTTTTATTTACACCATTATTTCCATATGCAATAAGTCTTGCGCTTGTAGCTACTATTGGAAATATTATAAACAACATTGAAGTTAATGGTTTAAAAATTAAAGATCTTGGTAAGTTTGCATATACATTAGGTTCAATGTTTGAATCTTTTCAAAATGCATTAGTATTAACTTTTAGTATTTTAATTCCTTGAACAATATTTAAAATGATGAAAGGGAGTCAATCACTTGGTATTTCTCTTGGAGTAGTTTTGTGTGCTAAGGATTTAGCATCTACTAATATGTTTATGCAGGGTGATGGAAAACTATTTGATTGAGGATTAAGTAGTAGTGAAGGTTTTAAATGATCTTTTTCTGACTATGCTAGTGGATATCCATGAAAAATTTCCTTTGAAGGACAAATATTAACTCTAGTGCTTATTGGATTTATGGCAGTATATATTGAAAGATTAGCTAAAAAAATAAAATCAGGAGTTGTTAGAGAACTTTTAGGTATACCTATGGTACTAATAATACCTTTCTTTGTAGGCTTATTATTAATAGCACCAATAGGAATGTTAATTACATATGGTATGAATCTTGCAATAACTTGAGCTACTATTACAAATCCAATTGCTAAATATATATTTAACCCAATAATAGGGTTGTTATTACCATGAATGGTTGTTACAGGATTTATTCATATATTTAATGTAGTTGGTTTACAACAGTTCATAACTTATGGAGCAATGTCTGTAGCACCAATGTGTACACAATTAAATATTGCGGTTGCAACTAGTACTATGGTAATTGCTTTATTACATAAAAAAAATAAAGAATTACAAAAAGTAGCAACACCTTCTTACTTAATTGCATATATTGGAGGTTCTACAGAAGCAGCTCTGTTTGGAGTATCATTAAGATTCTTATTCCCAGTACTTGCAACAAGTATTGGAACAGCGGTTGGATGTACAATTATTACAGCCTCTGGAACTTTAACAACAATGGGACCAGTATCATTATTAGTATTCTTATGTGTGATTCAAGATGCAGGTTCTATACCAGGCCTTGGTATAAATACATGAGCTGGTACTGGATTTTTATGAATGGCTGTAGCATTAGCATCAACAATTGCATCAACATTTTTATTGACAGTTCTATTCTCAAGAATTGGTTATTTTAAAAGAATGACAAAAGACATAATTGATAGAGATTTTGCACCACTTGAAGGTGAAAATAATATTGATAAAAAAATAAAAAAAATTAAGGAGTAA